Proteins from one Deinococcus actinosclerus genomic window:
- a CDS encoding LptA/OstA family protein encodes MPRSRLSALLLTALLSGGSVLTIALAQQNPAQPPPAQGQPPGDAPDQDVPATEFGEAQAEQSSLTLVRRSEKDGKDRQIVIVKSGTTDTTGVFAICGPQDGEPEDAPNVAVFSETGAGGVQITIDKNVIRVPLAVVTQLPPKEGQEGSDGRVEASAGTARFLDEPPAGKTDRLSRCAVEATPRPAPDTVIVTQGRTELKGQKLVYDSADGIARIDGPVIFKRSSDKDPLTGKSDRIEVSVDDEKTTLVGSVELKSDGGRTSRAARVEYDDTRNVARLYGTPEQPAESVKGGDTLRAGVIVYDLDRNEVYAEKAEGGTITGEFIDSEEGSGAATPAAPTTPPRP; translated from the coding sequence ATGCCCCGCTCCCGCCTGAGCGCCCTGCTCCTGACCGCGCTGCTCTCCGGCGGGAGCGTCCTGACGATCGCCCTGGCCCAGCAGAACCCCGCCCAGCCGCCGCCCGCGCAGGGACAGCCGCCGGGCGACGCACCTGATCAGGACGTGCCCGCCACGGAGTTCGGTGAGGCGCAGGCGGAGCAGTCCAGCCTGACGCTCGTGCGCCGCAGCGAGAAGGACGGCAAGGACCGCCAGATCGTCATCGTGAAGTCCGGCACGACCGATACGACCGGCGTCTTCGCGATCTGCGGCCCGCAGGACGGCGAGCCGGAGGACGCCCCGAATGTTGCGGTGTTCAGCGAGACCGGCGCAGGTGGCGTGCAGATCACCATCGACAAGAACGTGATCCGCGTGCCGCTGGCGGTCGTCACCCAGTTGCCCCCCAAAGAAGGACAGGAGGGCAGTGACGGGCGCGTGGAGGCCAGCGCCGGAACCGCCCGCTTCCTGGATGAACCGCCCGCAGGCAAGACCGATCGTCTGAGCCGCTGCGCCGTCGAGGCCACGCCCAGGCCCGCGCCGGACACCGTGATCGTCACGCAGGGCCGCACGGAGCTGAAAGGGCAAAAGCTGGTGTACGACAGCGCCGACGGAATCGCCCGCATCGACGGGCCGGTGATCTTCAAGCGCAGCAGCGACAAGGATCCCCTGACCGGCAAGAGTGACCGGATCGAGGTCAGTGTGGACGACGAGAAGACCACCCTGGTCGGCAGTGTGGAACTGAAGTCGGACGGGGGCCGCACCAGCCGCGCCGCGCGGGTCGAGTACGACGACACCCGCAACGTCGCGCGGCTGTACGGCACGCCCGAGCAGCCCGCCGAGAGCGTCAAGGGCGGCGACACCCTGCGCGCCGGGGTGATCGTGTACGACCTCGACCGGAACGAGGTGTACGCCGAGAAGGCCGAGGGCGGCACCATCACCGGGGAATTCATCGACAGCGAGGAGGGCAGTGGTGCGGCCACGCCCGCCGCGCCGACGACTCCCCCCCGGCCCTGA
- a CDS encoding MBL fold metallo-hydrolase RNA specificity domain-containing protein produces MQLQSFGAALTVTGSMHLLTVGERQILIDCGLFQGNDELEARNREGFPFDVQALEAVILTHAHLDHVGRLPLLVKLGFRGPVYCTAPTAGLAETVLLDSARLQVDGYRHDLRRARRQGVPDEQVPPPLYEEEDVHRALALLRPHLEFGETTRVAGLKVTPERAGHILGSAYLLIESAEGRLLMSGDLGNRESGLQLDFTPPPHADAVVIETTYANRTHRPWPATLAEFRDALRDSVRQGGKILIPSFAIERTQTILHTIKSLMDAGEVPRIPVFLDSPMAARATHEYFEFGDELIPEVRDALQAGEDPFRPSTLHVVPTSAESQRINKYDGPAIILAGNGMMTGGRIQHHLKHHLWKPSTSLISVSYQSPSSLGGRIVTGADHVRIMGEEIAVKAHVYTIGGFSAHADQDDLLAFLSTTGTPRVWLVHGEPDVMASFLPVLKERGLTGNLMPDRQAVDLTGPGFPQGLPPGFDAAPTRGAQAEAGE; encoded by the coding sequence ATGCAACTTCAGAGCTTCGGCGCGGCCCTGACCGTCACCGGCAGCATGCACCTGCTGACGGTCGGTGAGCGGCAGATCCTGATCGACTGCGGTCTCTTCCAGGGGAACGACGAGCTGGAGGCCCGCAACCGCGAGGGCTTCCCGTTCGACGTGCAGGCGCTGGAGGCCGTGATCCTCACGCACGCGCACCTCGACCACGTGGGCCGCCTACCGCTGCTGGTGAAACTGGGCTTCCGGGGTCCGGTGTACTGCACGGCGCCCACGGCGGGCCTCGCGGAGACGGTGCTGCTCGACAGCGCCCGCCTGCAGGTGGACGGGTACCGCCACGACCTGCGCCGCGCCCGCCGCCAGGGCGTCCCCGACGAGCAGGTGCCCCCGCCGCTGTACGAGGAGGAGGACGTGCACCGCGCGCTGGCGCTGCTGCGCCCCCACCTGGAGTTCGGGGAGACCACCCGCGTCGCGGGCCTGAAGGTCACGCCCGAGCGGGCCGGGCACATCCTGGGCAGCGCGTACCTCCTGATCGAGAGCGCCGAGGGGCGACTGCTCATGAGCGGCGACCTCGGGAACCGCGAGAGCGGCCTGCAACTGGACTTCACGCCCCCGCCGCACGCGGACGCCGTGGTCATCGAGACGACCTACGCCAACCGCACGCACCGCCCCTGGCCCGCCACGCTGGCCGAATTCCGCGACGCGCTGCGAGACTCGGTGCGCCAGGGCGGGAAGATCCTGATTCCCAGCTTCGCCATCGAGCGGACGCAGACCATCCTGCATACCATCAAGAGCCTGATGGACGCCGGGGAGGTCCCGCGCATCCCGGTGTTCCTGGATTCCCCGATGGCGGCGCGCGCCACGCACGAGTACTTCGAGTTCGGCGACGAACTCATCCCCGAGGTCCGCGACGCGCTCCAGGCGGGCGAGGACCCCTTCCGGCCCAGCACGCTGCACGTGGTCCCTACCAGCGCCGAGTCGCAACGCATCAACAAGTACGACGGCCCGGCGATCATCCTGGCCGGGAACGGCATGATGACCGGCGGGCGCATCCAGCACCACCTCAAGCACCACCTGTGGAAACCCAGCACCAGCCTGATCAGCGTGTCCTACCAGTCCCCCAGCAGCCTGGGCGGCCGGATCGTCACGGGGGCCGACCACGTCCGCATCATGGGCGAGGAGATCGCCGTGAAGGCCCACGTGTACACCATCGGCGGTTTCTCCGCGCACGCCGACCAGGACGACCTGCTGGCGTTCCTGAGCACGACCGGCACCCCGCGCGTGTGGCTGGTGCACGGCGAACCGGACGTCATGGCGTCCTTCCTGCCGGTGCTGAAAGAGCGCGGGCTGACCGGCAACCTGATGCCCGACCGGCAGGCCGTGGACCTGACCGGCCCCGGTTTCCCGCAGGGTCTGCCCCCCGGGTTCGACGCGGCCCCCACGCGCGGCGCGCAGGCCGAGGCCGGCGAATAG
- a CDS encoding universal stress protein → MTQSTDLHGTSGFQRVLVGVDFSASSAAALALARTRFPGATRRLVHVTDARVTAAPDLMGGVTPALPDPTLLHTLESADGQRLTREVQAGEEQELMVGDPVTGLLDAAREWGADLIVVGTHAQGALEHFFVGSTAEKIVARSPVPVLTVRAAR, encoded by the coding sequence ATGACCCAGTCCACTGACCTCCACGGCACTTCCGGTTTCCAGCGCGTCCTGGTGGGCGTGGACTTCTCGGCGTCCTCGGCGGCGGCGCTGGCGCTGGCCCGCACCCGCTTTCCCGGCGCGACCCGGCGGCTGGTGCACGTCACGGACGCCCGCGTGACCGCCGCGCCGGACCTGATGGGCGGCGTGACCCCGGCCCTGCCCGACCCCACGCTGCTGCACACGCTGGAAAGCGCGGACGGCCAGCGCCTGACCCGCGAGGTGCAGGCCGGCGAGGAGCAGGAACTGATGGTGGGCGACCCCGTGACCGGCCTGCTGGACGCCGCGCGCGAGTGGGGCGCGGACCTGATCGTGGTGGGCACGCACGCGCAGGGCGCGCTGGAGCACTTCTTCGTGGGCAGCACCGCCGAGAAGATCGTGGCGCGCAGCCCCGTGCCGGTGCTGACCGTCCGGGCCGCCAGGTGA
- a CDS encoding TatD family hydrolase, which produces MIDSHTHLDYIDDPAGARGELGLSAMVCIGASPEHARNAVALAEQFGDVFATVGLHPTDTDEDSPEARAQIEALAAHPRVVGIGESGLDDYWDDTKRAAQVSAFEWQLDLARRGAKVLVIHTRDKAGQDSAHRGVMDVLRAWPDVPVILHCFSGHAALLRFGLERGEHTYFGFAGNTTYKNAQEIQAAARDLPLERMLLETDAPFLAPVPRRGKPNRPGYVRHTLEFIAALRGLSPDELEAATDANTRRAYGLPTG; this is translated from the coding sequence ATGATCGATTCTCACACCCACCTGGATTACATCGACGACCCGGCGGGCGCGCGCGGCGAGCTGGGCCTGAGTGCCATGGTCTGTATCGGCGCGAGCCCCGAGCATGCGCGCAACGCGGTGGCGCTGGCCGAACAGTTTGGGGACGTCTTCGCGACGGTGGGGCTGCATCCGACCGATACGGACGAGGACAGCCCGGAGGCCCGCGCGCAGATCGAGGCGCTCGCCGCGCACCCGCGCGTGGTCGGCATCGGCGAGAGCGGCCTGGATGACTACTGGGACGACACGAAGCGCGCCGCGCAGGTCTCGGCGTTCGAGTGGCAGCTGGACCTCGCGCGGCGCGGCGCCAAGGTGCTGGTGATTCACACGCGGGACAAGGCCGGGCAGGACAGCGCCCACCGGGGTGTGATGGACGTGCTGCGCGCGTGGCCGGACGTGCCGGTGATCCTGCACTGCTTCAGCGGACATGCGGCACTCCTGCGGTTTGGCCTGGAGCGGGGCGAGCACACGTACTTCGGGTTCGCGGGGAACACGACGTACAAGAACGCGCAGGAGATCCAGGCGGCGGCCCGCGACCTGCCGCTGGAGCGGATGCTGCTGGAGACGGACGCGCCCTTTCTGGCCCCCGTGCCCAGGCGCGGGAAACCGAACCGGCCCGGATACGTGCGGCACACGCTGGAGTTCATCGCGGCCCTGCGCGGCCTGAGCCCCGACGAGCTGGAGGCGGCGACCGACGCGAACACCCGACGCGCCTACGGCCTGCCCACGGGTTGA
- a CDS encoding sensor domain-containing diguanylate cyclase: MNDPASALIRVERIRRRAYLTAASGSVTAHLFILSEQVRRQQWDSAAAYSLGLLVSAWVLAALTWLRWPTARLSLLIVAVATVSTVSEFAPLLRAPEVQTGSYLSFLIVVALWFGLLPLRVAAPATLLGFLAFAGLAASRPVHDLSLLAYLACTTIVIGMASSFGQQITAFQQDAAAFQQASLTDPLTGLPNRRAALGELRRLHGQLRRGEHAGFTLVLLDLDHFKEVNDTRGHAVGDEVLRALGPALRQVLRADALLARWGGEEFVLVIPGTGAQEAHAVTTRLDGLTLTLPGPLPEVTFSAGAVLGHEADSVAGLLDLADRRLYAAKRAGRRQLRWDTLGGASRAS; this comes from the coding sequence ATGAACGACCCGGCGTCCGCCCTGATCCGCGTGGAGCGGATCCGTCGCCGCGCCTACCTGACGGCGGCGAGCGGCTCGGTGACCGCGCACCTGTTCATCCTGAGTGAACAGGTCAGGCGTCAGCAGTGGGACTCGGCCGCCGCGTACTCGCTGGGCCTGCTGGTCTCCGCGTGGGTGCTGGCAGCGCTGACGTGGCTGCGCTGGCCCACGGCGCGCCTGAGCCTGCTCATCGTGGCGGTGGCGACCGTCTCCACCGTGAGCGAGTTCGCGCCGCTGCTGCGCGCCCCGGAGGTGCAGACCGGCTCGTACCTGTCCTTCCTGATCGTGGTGGCCCTGTGGTTCGGGCTGCTGCCGCTGCGGGTCGCGGCCCCGGCGACCCTGCTGGGCTTCCTGGCCTTCGCGGGCCTGGCGGCCTCCCGGCCGGTGCATGACCTGAGCCTGCTCGCCTACCTGGCCTGCACGACCATCGTGATCGGGATGGCGAGCAGTTTCGGGCAGCAGATCACGGCCTTCCAGCAGGACGCCGCGGCCTTTCAGCAGGCGTCCCTCACCGATCCGCTGACGGGCCTGCCCAACCGCCGCGCCGCGCTGGGCGAACTGCGCCGACTGCACGGGCAGCTGCGGCGCGGGGAGCACGCGGGCTTCACGCTGGTGCTGCTGGATCTGGATCACTTCAAGGAGGTGAACGACACGCGCGGGCACGCGGTGGGGGACGAGGTGCTGCGCGCGCTGGGCCCGGCGCTGCGGCAGGTGCTGCGTGCCGACGCGCTGCTGGCCCGCTGGGGCGGCGAGGAGTTCGTGCTGGTCATCCCTGGGACGGGCGCGCAGGAGGCCCACGCGGTCACGACCCGCCTGGACGGGTTGACCCTGACCCTGCCCGGGCCGCTGCCCGAGGTGACGTTCAGCGCCGGGGCGGTGCTGGGGCACGAGGCCGACAGCGTGGCGGGCCTGCTCGATCTGGCCGACCGGCGGCTGTACGCCGCCAAACGGGCCGGGCGGCGGCAGCTGCGCTGGGACACCCTGGGCGGCGCCTCCCGCGCCAGCTGA
- a CDS encoding LptA/OstA family protein, with protein sequence MKKTTSLLALLALTAPVLAQTDAGKRLITIEGAPRGDVRNGPLNFTGNPVKAKVSTLNIEASQAILAAPKGTALIEAKGKRTADFTGNVKVVRGRLTATGNALAYSEATGQGVLNGSASATFTPDKTDGDTVTIRAAQMSLDVDNDRSTSTGGVSLSNGAQSGKADKLVFDEQRELALLTGTPSLTRAAKGSQKELIITGQEVRALTKTKTLYVRGGVKLVQGTTTTTGDAVYYDDRKNVAYVVGNAVSVDSKSKVTVKAPASGYLEQRTDLARVRALNSAYKIPTDQFKLTGEK encoded by the coding sequence ATGAAGAAAACGACCTCACTGCTGGCCCTCCTCGCCCTCACCGCTCCCGTTCTGGCCCAGACCGACGCGGGCAAACGCCTGATCACCATCGAAGGCGCCCCGCGTGGCGACGTCCGCAACGGTCCCCTGAACTTCACTGGCAACCCCGTCAAGGCGAAAGTCAGCACCCTGAACATCGAGGCCTCCCAGGCCATCCTGGCCGCCCCCAAGGGCACCGCGCTGATCGAAGCGAAAGGCAAGCGCACCGCTGACTTCACCGGGAACGTCAAGGTTGTCCGTGGCCGCCTGACCGCCACCGGCAACGCCCTCGCCTACAGCGAGGCGACCGGGCAGGGCGTCCTGAACGGCAGCGCCAGCGCCACCTTCACGCCGGACAAGACCGACGGCGACACCGTGACCATCAGGGCCGCGCAGATGAGCCTCGACGTGGACAACGACCGCTCCACCAGCACGGGGGGCGTGAGCCTCTCCAACGGCGCGCAGAGCGGTAAGGCCGACAAGCTCGTGTTCGACGAGCAGCGCGAACTGGCCCTCCTGACCGGCACGCCCAGCCTCACCCGCGCCGCCAAGGGCAGCCAGAAGGAACTGATCATCACCGGGCAGGAAGTCCGCGCGCTGACCAAGACCAAGACGCTGTACGTGCGCGGCGGCGTGAAACTCGTGCAGGGCACCACCACCACCACCGGGGACGCCGTGTACTACGACGACAGGAAGAACGTCGCGTACGTGGTCGGGAACGCCGTCAGCGTGGACAGCAAGAGCAAGGTGACCGTGAAGGCCCCCGCCAGCGGCTACCTGGAGCAGCGCACCGACCTGGCCCGCGTGCGCGCCCTGAACTCGGCGTACAAGATCCCCACCGATCAGTTCAAGCTCACCGGCGAGAAGTAA
- a CDS encoding DUF3105 domain-containing protein, with protein MKRALPLLLLALTACGSKSIEGVQTFTYAGGDHRSGSLIYAENPPAGGPHNPMWQNCGVYDRPLYNEYAVHSLEHGAVWITYRPDLDAAQVDALKKLVEGRPYTILSPYEGLDTPVAASAWGAQLKVEKADDSRLKAFLDKYEQGATAPERGASCSGAYGETR; from the coding sequence ATGAAACGCGCGCTGCCCCTGCTCCTGCTCGCCCTGACCGCCTGCGGCTCCAAGTCCATCGAGGGCGTTCAGACCTTCACGTACGCCGGTGGGGATCACCGCAGCGGCTCACTGATCTACGCCGAGAACCCCCCGGCGGGCGGCCCGCACAACCCCATGTGGCAGAACTGCGGCGTGTACGACCGCCCGCTGTACAACGAGTACGCCGTGCACAGCCTGGAACACGGCGCGGTGTGGATCACCTACCGTCCGGACCTGGACGCCGCTCAGGTGGACGCCCTGAAGAAGCTCGTCGAGGGCCGCCCCTACACCATCCTCAGCCCCTACGAGGGCCTGGACACCCCGGTCGCGGCGAGCGCCTGGGGCGCCCAGCTGAAGGTCGAGAAGGCCGACGACAGCCGCCTGAAGGCCTTCTTGGACAAGTACGAGCAGGGCGCCACCGCCCCCGAGCGCGGCGCGTCGTGCAGCGGAGCGTACGGCGAGACCCGCTGA
- the obgE gene encoding GTPase ObgE yields the protein MAFRDVLNIEVAAGNGGDGSMSFHRAKYMEKGGPDGGHGGRGGSIILRAIEGVESLERLVGRRKFKAPNGAYGEGRLRQGGDGEDVYIDVPVGTTAFDEATGKVIADLVRVGQEKVIARGGFGGRGNSTFVSSTRQAPRFAELGTPGQKRRVRLELRLIADVGLVGYPNAGKSSLLAALSRANPAIADYPFTTLSPILGVVDRLDGAGTPLDERFTLADIPGIIEGASEGKGLGLEFLRHISRTRLLVYVLDVTRNPVEELRQLQAELRAYDPTLLEQVSLIALNKVELTDEDLAAMVVDELAQFGLPVVQVSAREGAGLAELREAVFQMLPDRELWAQNNALEIESDTVREEPLRIEFRIDPAAKGVGIINDGQPERVWSVHGGGFEERIVRFSRFMDEAAEYLGNLFKRQGLYNALKRAGAREGDTVEIGAFRFEYFDDEEQR from the coding sequence GTGGCGTTTCGTGATGTTCTGAATATCGAGGTGGCGGCCGGGAACGGCGGGGACGGCAGCATGTCCTTCCACCGCGCGAAGTATATGGAGAAGGGCGGCCCGGACGGCGGGCACGGCGGGCGGGGCGGCAGCATCATCCTACGCGCCATCGAGGGCGTCGAGAGCTTGGAGCGGCTGGTGGGCCGCCGCAAGTTCAAGGCTCCGAACGGCGCGTACGGCGAGGGCCGGCTGCGCCAGGGCGGCGACGGGGAGGACGTGTACATCGACGTGCCCGTCGGCACGACCGCGTTCGACGAGGCGACCGGGAAGGTCATCGCGGACCTCGTGCGGGTCGGGCAGGAGAAGGTCATCGCGCGCGGGGGCTTCGGCGGACGCGGGAACAGCACCTTCGTGAGCAGCACCCGTCAGGCCCCGCGCTTTGCGGAACTCGGCACGCCCGGACAGAAGCGCCGCGTGCGCCTGGAGCTGCGCCTGATCGCGGACGTGGGGCTGGTCGGCTACCCGAACGCCGGCAAGAGCAGCCTGCTCGCGGCGCTGTCCCGCGCGAATCCGGCCATCGCGGACTACCCGTTCACGACCCTCTCCCCCATCCTGGGCGTGGTGGACCGCCTGGACGGGGCGGGCACGCCGCTGGACGAACGCTTCACGCTGGCGGACATCCCGGGGATCATCGAGGGGGCCAGCGAGGGCAAGGGCCTGGGGCTGGAGTTCCTGCGGCACATCAGCCGCACGCGCCTGCTCGTGTACGTGCTCGACGTGACCCGCAACCCGGTCGAGGAACTGAGGCAGCTGCAGGCCGAGCTGCGCGCCTACGACCCCACGCTGCTGGAACAGGTCTCGCTGATCGCGCTGAACAAGGTGGAACTGACCGACGAGGACCTCGCGGCGATGGTCGTGGACGAACTCGCGCAGTTCGGCCTGCCGGTCGTGCAGGTCAGCGCCCGTGAAGGCGCGGGGCTGGCGGAGCTGCGTGAGGCGGTGTTCCAGATGCTCCCGGACCGCGAACTGTGGGCGCAGAACAACGCGCTGGAGATCGAGTCCGACACCGTGCGCGAGGAGCCGCTGCGCATCGAGTTCCGGATTGATCCGGCGGCCAAGGGCGTGGGCATCATCAACGACGGGCAGCCCGAGCGGGTCTGGTCGGTGCACGGCGGGGGCTTCGAGGAACGCATCGTGCGCTTCTCGCGCTTCATGGACGAGGCCGCCGAGTACCTGGGCAACCTGTTCAAGCGGCAGGGCCTGTACAACGCCCTGAAACGGGCCGGGGCGCGCGAAGGGGACACCGTCGAGATCGGCGCATTCCGCTTCGAGTACTTCGACGACGAAGAGCAGCGCTGA
- a CDS encoding lactate/malate family dehydrogenase produces MKVGVVGAGLVGATVAYALTLRGSCSELVLTDLDGARAHAEAQDIAHASPVSHGTRVRSGPLEDLHGSGVVIVAAGANQKPGESRLDLLQKNAAIFHDLIPRVAAAAPGAALLIATNPVDLLTDLSVALAPDHAVIGSGTVLDSARFRHLIAAHAGVDATHVHGYVLGEHGDSEVIAWSTATVAGLPVADFMDARDLPWTPDIRAQIERDTREAAAQIIGGKRATYYGIGAALARITERILGDRRAVLTVSAPTPAFGVSLSVPRILGRDGVLGTVLPALTPDEQDALHRSAEVLLQARRTIQD; encoded by the coding sequence ATGAAGGTCGGGGTGGTCGGCGCCGGACTGGTCGGCGCGACGGTGGCGTACGCCCTGACGCTGCGCGGCTCGTGCAGCGAACTGGTCCTGACCGACCTGGACGGGGCGCGCGCCCACGCCGAGGCGCAGGACATCGCGCACGCATCGCCCGTCAGCCACGGCACCCGGGTTCGCAGCGGCCCGCTGGAGGACCTGCACGGCAGCGGGGTGGTGATCGTCGCGGCGGGCGCCAACCAGAAACCCGGCGAGTCCCGCCTGGACCTGCTCCAGAAGAACGCCGCGATCTTCCACGACCTGATCCCCCGCGTGGCGGCCGCCGCGCCCGGCGCGGCCCTGCTGATCGCCACCAATCCCGTGGACCTCCTGACCGACCTGAGCGTGGCCCTGGCCCCGGATCACGCCGTGATCGGGTCGGGCACCGTGCTGGACTCCGCGCGGTTCCGGCACCTGATCGCCGCGCACGCCGGGGTGGACGCCACGCACGTCCACGGGTACGTGCTGGGCGAGCACGGGGACAGCGAGGTCATCGCCTGGAGCACCGCCACCGTCGCGGGGCTCCCGGTCGCGGACTTCATGGACGCCCGGGACCTCCCGTGGACGCCGGACATCCGGGCGCAGATCGAGCGGGACACCCGCGAGGCCGCCGCGCAGATCATCGGCGGGAAACGCGCCACGTACTACGGGATCGGCGCGGCCCTGGCCCGCATCACCGAGCGCATCCTGGGCGACCGCCGGGCCGTCCTGACCGTCAGCGCCCCCACCCCCGCGTTCGGCGTGAGCCTCAGCGTGCCGCGCATCCTGGGCCGCGACGGGGTGCTGGGGACCGTGCTGCCCGCCCTGACCCCGGACGAGCAGGACGCCCTGCACCGCAGCGCCGAGGTGCTTCTCCAGGCCCGCCGGACCATCCAGGACTGA
- a CDS encoding PadR family transcriptional regulator, protein MNAREQLRLLILAVLDRQPEHGYAIAQAINTRSEGLLRAREGTLYPALHALEAEGLIESHEHEVAGRTRREYRLTEKGRAALARTRRDWQAQVSAVQAVLGGKA, encoded by the coding sequence ATGAACGCCCGCGAGCAACTCCGCCTGCTCATCCTGGCGGTCCTCGACCGCCAGCCCGAACACGGGTACGCCATCGCGCAGGCCATCAACACCCGCAGCGAGGGCCTGCTGCGCGCCCGCGAAGGCACCCTCTACCCCGCCCTGCACGCCCTGGAAGCCGAGGGGCTGATCGAGAGCCATGAACACGAGGTCGCGGGCCGCACGCGGCGCGAGTACCGCCTGACGGAGAAGGGCCGCGCCGCCCTGGCCCGCACCCGCCGCGACTGGCAGGCGCAGGTCAGCGCCGTGCAGGCGGTGCTGGGGGGGAAGGCATGA